The Streptomyces sp. Alt3 genome has a segment encoding these proteins:
- a CDS encoding VMAP-C domain-containing protein: MRGRDDRGASDRDAARLSLVSVLSPGTARIVGSGVYVGERRLLTCAHVVNEALGRAMFARPAPENASLPVRFPCAPERPALAARLVAWKPAHRAGAPDIPVILGEPLWGGDLAVLELMEEPSAPAAPAPWRYMDRGQEVRAWYGDGASFTYADSSVGSVQHDHGFVDGAPRGAAIGPGYSGGPLWCDKEQASVGLVLGVMSPPDGPFRGENVLRRAIVAPWQTVERFLAALEIRVGPARSDTGSLPPGSVAPVLRHKLHTVILNLLPDEEQRLRHTHRVLSALGLPGGSAADSSVAALVDLVLTRPRAAAVLTDELPRALRETALKLLSLCRGALVPGILTPLELASLLALLDGEPGRLLEEAARDALVNTTFWDEPLETLRGEPDDAVRHLVLALENYWGDSGSTDTPHRVPALLTAVEYVAALTAPGQRSELREWVAAVAERTGVHESVLLSRRTDAEDWARARRARTTPAEPRLTVRLDRDPSGGHRCIIWYDPGTGQDGALRQVLADDEPRGPQDVARLVQDVLLREVPATVRVRSSPLVEFLVEPEDLDLPVDRWDDGDSESGFPSVLGVEYAVVVRCPELRTQSLKRLRAWETRSVGFPSGGFARLMPEHSEPEHVYKLLHQDQQTGRLAIGCAPEHRPRLQVVCLAHGIPVVLWDRNDSPRRIDQLTALMLNGHPRSLPERVRAHRARTLGNSGEEAVAPVLVWDDASRTPPDPYWSDPSWEDATS; this comes from the coding sequence ATGCGCGGACGGGACGATCGTGGCGCGTCCGACAGGGACGCCGCACGGCTGTCCCTGGTGTCGGTCCTGAGCCCGGGCACGGCCCGGATCGTCGGCAGCGGCGTCTACGTGGGTGAGCGGCGGCTGCTCACCTGCGCCCATGTGGTCAACGAAGCCCTGGGCCGTGCCATGTTCGCCCGGCCGGCTCCGGAGAACGCCTCCCTGCCGGTGCGATTCCCGTGCGCGCCCGAGCGGCCCGCCCTCGCCGCACGGCTCGTGGCGTGGAAGCCCGCGCACCGCGCGGGGGCCCCCGACATCCCCGTCATCCTCGGTGAGCCGTTGTGGGGCGGTGATCTGGCCGTACTGGAACTCATGGAGGAGCCCTCGGCACCCGCGGCGCCCGCGCCCTGGCGGTACATGGACCGCGGCCAGGAGGTCCGTGCGTGGTACGGCGACGGCGCGTCGTTCACCTACGCGGACAGCAGCGTCGGCTCGGTGCAGCACGACCACGGATTCGTCGACGGCGCGCCGCGTGGGGCCGCGATCGGCCCCGGCTACAGCGGAGGGCCCCTGTGGTGCGACAAGGAACAGGCTTCGGTCGGGCTCGTGCTGGGTGTGATGTCACCACCGGACGGCCCCTTCCGCGGCGAGAACGTGCTGCGCCGGGCCATCGTCGCGCCGTGGCAGACCGTCGAGCGCTTCCTGGCCGCACTGGAGATCCGCGTCGGCCCGGCGCGGAGCGACACCGGCAGTCTCCCGCCCGGTTCGGTCGCCCCGGTCCTGCGGCACAAGCTCCACACAGTGATCCTGAACCTCCTGCCGGACGAGGAGCAGCGTCTGCGCCACACCCACCGGGTGCTCTCGGCGCTCGGGCTGCCGGGCGGTTCCGCGGCCGACTCGTCGGTGGCCGCACTCGTGGATCTCGTACTCACCCGGCCCCGAGCCGCCGCCGTCCTCACGGACGAACTGCCCCGCGCGCTGCGTGAGACGGCGCTGAAGCTGCTTTCGCTGTGCCGGGGTGCGCTGGTCCCTGGCATCCTCACGCCGCTGGAGCTCGCCTCCCTGCTGGCCCTGCTCGACGGGGAGCCCGGGCGGCTCCTCGAAGAGGCGGCGCGCGACGCACTGGTCAACACCACCTTCTGGGACGAGCCGCTCGAAACACTCCGTGGCGAGCCGGACGACGCCGTGCGGCATCTCGTGCTCGCGCTGGAGAACTACTGGGGCGACAGCGGGTCCACCGACACCCCGCACCGCGTGCCCGCCCTGCTCACCGCGGTGGAGTACGTCGCCGCGCTCACCGCGCCCGGGCAACGGAGCGAGCTGCGCGAATGGGTCGCGGCCGTGGCGGAGAGGACCGGCGTGCACGAGTCGGTCCTGTTGTCGCGACGCACCGACGCGGAGGACTGGGCCCGCGCCAGGCGGGCCCGCACGACACCCGCCGAGCCGCGTCTGACCGTGCGACTCGACAGGGACCCGTCGGGCGGGCACCGCTGCATCATCTGGTACGACCCCGGCACCGGACAGGACGGCGCCCTGCGGCAGGTGCTGGCGGACGACGAACCGCGCGGGCCGCAGGACGTGGCCCGGCTGGTCCAGGACGTCCTCCTGCGCGAGGTCCCCGCCACCGTGCGGGTGCGCAGTTCCCCGCTGGTCGAGTTCCTCGTCGAGCCGGAGGACCTCGACCTCCCTGTGGACCGCTGGGACGACGGCGACTCGGAAAGCGGCTTCCCGTCCGTCCTGGGCGTGGAGTACGCCGTCGTCGTGCGGTGTCCGGAACTGCGCACACAGTCGTTGAAAAGGCTCAGGGCCTGGGAGACGCGGTCGGTGGGCTTCCCCTCCGGAGGGTTCGCCCGGCTCATGCCGGAGCACAGCGAGCCGGAGCACGTGTACAAGCTCCTTCACCAGGACCAGCAGACGGGCCGGCTGGCCATAGGCTGCGCCCCGGAGCACCGGCCCAGGCTCCAGGTCGTCTGTCTGGCCCACGGCATCCCCGTCGTGCTGTGGGACCGCAACGACTCACCGCGCCGGATCGACCAGCTCACCGCACTCATGCTCAACGGCCACCCCCGCAGCCTGCCCGAACGCGTCCGGGCACACCGTGCGCGGACGCTGGGCAACTCCGGGGAGGAGGCGGTGGCCCCCGTACTCGTGTGGGACGACGCTTCCCGCACTCCGCCCGACCCCTACTGGAGCGACCCGTCCTGGGAGGACGCGACCTCATGA
- a CDS encoding CU044_2847 family protein, with protein sequence MSDFMEFEFDDGSALALQVFPATSPDETSAPGFGTSVPVARGARLGAVAGTALRGVLAPLVPLLQQIRDTAASVPDSPDEISVSFGVRIGHDLKLGVVGVAGEATLTVTANWHLGQQSATDS encoded by the coding sequence GTGTCAGACTTCATGGAATTCGAATTCGACGACGGTTCGGCCCTGGCGCTCCAGGTGTTCCCGGCAACCTCTCCGGACGAGACCTCGGCACCGGGCTTCGGCACCTCCGTGCCGGTGGCCCGGGGCGCGCGGCTGGGAGCCGTGGCCGGAACCGCGTTGCGGGGGGTGCTGGCCCCGCTGGTCCCCCTCCTCCAACAGATCCGTGACACGGCGGCCTCGGTGCCCGATTCGCCCGACGAGATCTCGGTCAGTTTCGGCGTCAGGATCGGGCACGATCTCAAGCTGGGTGTCGTGGGTGTGGCGGGCGAGGCGACGCTGACCGTCACCGCGAACTGGCACCTGGGACAGCAGTCCGCCACGGACAGCTGA
- a CDS encoding cellulase family glycosylhydrolase, whose amino-acid sequence MRSATSTARTSPPALLLRAMAALIGVVLLGALGPAAAQARPAQAEAAATGLHISDGRLLEGNGNDFVMRGVNHAHTWYPGETQSLADIKAFGANTVRVVLSDGHRWTRNGPAEVAGIVADCRTNRLICVLEVHDTTGYGEDAAAGTLDHAADYWISLKDVLAGQEDYVIVNIGNEPWGNTDPAGWTAPTTAAVQKLRGAGFAHTIMVDAPNWGQDWQGVMRANAQAVYDADTTGNLIFSIHMYSVYNTAQAVTDYLNAFVNAGLPILIGEFGGPADQWGDPDEDTMMATAEQLDLGYLAWSWSGNTDPILDLAIDFDPSRLSSWGERIFHGANGIAQTSKEATVFGGVTPGDTQAPTAPGTPTASAVTATSATLSWTAATDNVAIAGYDVVRVNGATETPVASSTTNSVTVTGLTAETAYSFAVYARDAAGNRSTRSATVSVTTDRTTPTPGVGCSVGYRVVGEWPGGFQGEITIRNTGTAAVNGWNLGFSFADGQTVSNMWGGTPTQSGATVSVAPAAYTAQIAVNGSVTVGFTGNKGAKNTAPAAFTLSGTACTTA is encoded by the coding sequence GTGAGATCAGCAACGAGCACGGCACGAACGAGCCCCCCGGCCCTTCTCCTCAGGGCGATGGCCGCCCTCATCGGCGTCGTCCTGCTGGGCGCCCTCGGCCCGGCCGCGGCCCAGGCCAGGCCCGCGCAGGCGGAGGCCGCGGCGACCGGCCTGCACATCAGCGACGGCCGTCTGCTGGAGGGCAACGGCAACGACTTCGTCATGCGCGGCGTCAACCACGCGCACACCTGGTACCCGGGCGAGACGCAGTCGCTGGCCGACATCAAGGCCTTCGGCGCGAACACCGTCCGCGTCGTCCTCTCCGACGGTCACCGCTGGACACGGAACGGTCCGGCCGAGGTCGCGGGCATCGTCGCCGACTGCAGGACCAACCGGCTGATCTGCGTACTGGAGGTGCACGACACCACCGGATACGGGGAGGACGCCGCCGCCGGCACCCTCGACCACGCGGCCGACTACTGGATCAGCCTCAAGGACGTCCTCGCGGGCCAGGAGGACTACGTCATCGTCAACATCGGCAACGAGCCCTGGGGCAACACCGACCCCGCCGGCTGGACCGCGCCGACGACCGCCGCCGTGCAGAAGCTGCGTGGCGCGGGATTCGCCCACACGATCATGGTGGACGCGCCCAACTGGGGCCAGGACTGGCAGGGCGTCATGCGCGCCAACGCCCAGGCCGTGTACGACGCCGACACCACAGGCAACCTGATCTTCTCGATCCACATGTACAGCGTCTACAACACGGCCCAGGCGGTCACCGACTACCTGAACGCCTTCGTGAACGCCGGACTGCCCATCCTCATCGGTGAGTTCGGCGGCCCTGCCGACCAGTGGGGCGACCCGGACGAGGACACCATGATGGCCACCGCCGAGCAGCTCGACCTCGGCTACCTGGCGTGGTCCTGGAGCGGCAACACCGACCCGATCCTCGACCTGGCCATCGACTTCGACCCGAGCCGGCTGAGCTCCTGGGGCGAGCGCATCTTCCACGGCGCGAACGGCATCGCGCAGACCTCCAAGGAGGCGACCGTCTTCGGCGGCGTCACCCCGGGCGACACGCAGGCCCCGACCGCCCCCGGCACCCCGACCGCCTCCGCGGTGACGGCCACCTCAGCCACCCTCTCCTGGACCGCTGCCACCGACAACGTTGCCATCGCCGGGTACGACGTCGTCCGCGTCAACGGCGCCACCGAGACCCCCGTCGCCTCCTCCACCACCAACAGCGTCACGGTGACCGGCCTCACCGCGGAGACGGCGTACTCGTTCGCCGTCTACGCCCGCGACGCCGCAGGCAACCGCTCGACACGGTCAGCCACTGTGAGCGTCACCACCGACCGGACCACGCCCACGCCGGGCGTGGGCTGCTCCGTCGGATACCGCGTGGTCGGCGAGTGGCCCGGCGGGTTCCAGGGCGAGATCACCATCCGCAACACCGGTACCGCCGCCGTCAACGGCTGGAACCTCGGCTTCAGCTTCGCCGACGGGCAGACGGTGTCGAACATGTGGGGCGGGACCCCCACGCAGAGCGGAGCCACGGTCAGCGTCGCCCCCGCCGCGTACACGGCGCAGATCGCCGTGAACGGCTCGGTCACGGTCGGCTTCACCGGCAACAAGGGAGCCAAGAACACGGCACCGGCCGCGTTCACGCTCAGCGGCACCGCCTGCACGACCGCCTGA
- the aac(3) gene encoding aminoglycoside 3-N-acetyltransferase, with protein sequence MDQPRPDQAALLARAGGPVTRGRLVGDLCALGLTEGDTVMFHTRMSALGYVVGGPPALIGALREAVGERGTLMVTCGWNDALPYDFSDWPSPWQDAVRSEPFVYDPVLSEADHDNGRLPEALRRWPGAVRSRHPDVSVAALGAAAAELTADHPWDDPHGPGSPLARLVALGGRVLMLGAPLETLTLLHHAEALSDVPGKRFVEYEQPVLEGGRQVWRRFRDIDSSQGAFDYSSVTPVGQDSFETIVRDMLATGAGRRGRVGAADSLLLEAGEVVEFGLTWLREKLGGARQGVSDQ encoded by the coding sequence ATGGACCAACCACGCCCGGACCAGGCCGCCTTGCTCGCCCGTGCAGGCGGGCCCGTCACCCGGGGCCGGCTCGTCGGCGACCTGTGCGCGCTCGGGCTCACCGAGGGCGACACCGTGATGTTCCATACGCGGATGTCCGCCCTCGGATACGTCGTCGGCGGCCCCCCGGCCCTCATCGGTGCCCTGCGCGAGGCCGTGGGGGAGCGGGGGACCCTGATGGTGACGTGCGGCTGGAACGACGCCCTGCCGTACGACTTCTCCGACTGGCCGAGCCCCTGGCAGGACGCCGTACGGTCCGAACCCTTCGTGTACGACCCGGTGCTGAGCGAGGCGGACCACGACAACGGCCGTCTCCCGGAGGCCCTGCGCCGGTGGCCGGGCGCCGTCCGCAGCCGGCACCCCGACGTCAGCGTGGCCGCGCTGGGTGCGGCGGCCGCCGAGCTGACGGCCGACCACCCGTGGGACGACCCGCACGGTCCCGGCAGTCCGCTCGCCCGGCTCGTCGCCCTGGGCGGCAGGGTGCTGATGCTGGGCGCGCCCCTGGAGACCCTGACCCTGCTCCACCACGCGGAGGCGTTGTCCGACGTGCCGGGCAAGCGCTTCGTGGAGTACGAGCAGCCGGTCCTGGAAGGCGGGCGGCAGGTCTGGCGCCGCTTCCGTGACATCGACTCCTCGCAGGGTGCCTTCGACTACTCCTCCGTCACGCCCGTCGGCCAGGACTCGTTCGAGACGATCGTCCGGGACATGCTGGCCACCGGCGCCGGGCGCCGGGGCAGGGTCGGCGCCGCCGACAGTCTGCTCCTGGAGGCGGGTGAGGTCGTGGAGTTCGGCCTCACCTGGCTCAGGGAGAAGCTGGGCGGCGCCCGCCAGGGCGTTTCGGATCAGTGA
- a CDS encoding AraC family transcriptional regulator, with product MLERLNQAMEHIESHLDQPLDVAGLARVAMTSEYHFRRMFSALAGLPLSEYVRRRRLTVAGAEVLAGERTLLDIATRYGYGSGEAFARAFRAVHGVGPGEARRTGAALHSQQRMSFRLIVEGTSSMRYRIVDKAGFRVVGRKARVPLVHEGANPAIAGFIRGIGPDVMRRITALADQEPAGIVGVSDQLDPSRAEGTELDYYHGVVTGAEVPEDMDALDVPAGQWAVFEHSGPFPQSLQYLWRDVFTQWFPSNPYESRPGPEILSVRLSPDGERADAELWIPVERSAA from the coding sequence ATGCTGGAACGGCTGAACCAGGCCATGGAGCACATCGAGTCGCATCTCGACCAGCCGCTCGACGTGGCAGGCCTGGCACGCGTCGCGATGACGTCGGAGTACCACTTCCGGCGCATGTTCTCCGCGCTGGCGGGCCTCCCGCTGTCGGAGTACGTCCGGCGCAGACGGCTGACGGTGGCGGGCGCCGAGGTGCTCGCCGGCGAGCGGACGCTGCTCGACATCGCGACGCGCTACGGCTACGGCTCGGGCGAGGCCTTCGCCCGTGCTTTCCGGGCCGTGCACGGCGTGGGTCCGGGCGAGGCCCGGCGCACGGGTGCGGCGCTGCACTCCCAGCAACGGATGTCCTTCCGCCTCATCGTCGAAGGGACCAGCAGCATGCGATACAGGATCGTGGACAAGGCCGGTTTCCGCGTGGTCGGCAGGAAGGCCCGCGTACCGCTCGTCCATGAAGGTGCGAACCCGGCGATCGCCGGCTTCATCCGGGGCATCGGCCCGGACGTGATGCGCCGCATCACGGCACTCGCCGACCAGGAGCCGGCCGGGATCGTCGGGGTCAGCGACCAGCTCGACCCGAGCCGGGCCGAGGGAACCGAACTCGACTACTACCACGGGGTGGTGACCGGCGCCGAGGTGCCCGAGGACATGGACGCCCTGGACGTCCCGGCCGGCCAGTGGGCCGTCTTCGAGCACTCGGGACCGTTCCCGCAGTCCCTCCAGTACCTGTGGCGCGACGTGTTCACGCAGTGGTTCCCGTCGAACCCGTACGAAAGCAGGCCGGGGCCCGAGATCCTGAGCGTCCGGCTCTCCCCGGACGGGGAGCGGGCGGACGCGGAGCTGTGGATCCCCGTGGAACGGTCCGCCGCCTGA
- a CDS encoding MMPL family transporter, which yields MATFLYRLGRTAFRRRWLVVLLWAVVLGAVGAGAAKAPAAGDDGTSFMPGIEAQKAFDLIGERFPGSDADGADARIVFIAPEGQKVTAAGNRAAIDTLVEEAAGQSQVARAVDPFEAGAVSEDGSTAYATVSYKVAAGDLTDADKAALESAVDEVRDAGLTVETGGTALATQPAAGGAGEAIGIGLAAVVLLITFGSVAAAGLPLLTAVIGVGISMCTILALGSAFGLSMTTGTLASMLGLAVGIDYALLVVSRYREERANGHEPREAAGIATGTAGSAVVFAGLTVVIALAGLSVIGVPMLTKMGLCAAGAVVLAVLVALTLVPALLGMWPDAVLSRKARRRPAGRSAGAGSNGGTRWARFVLRRPVTVLLASVVGLGVLALPAADLQMGMPGAEAKPVSSTERRAYDALAEGFGAGFNGPLTVVADVRGAADPKAAAATIAEQIKGTDGVVSVSPAQFNPAGDAALLSVVPSTGPSDETTKDLVQTIRAERPALEEGTGATFEVTGSTAMNIDVAQALQDALVPYLIVIVLLSLVLLMVVFRSVLVPVKAAFGFLLSVLASLGAVVAVFQWGWGAELLGVEQAGPIMSLMPIFLVGIVFGLAMDYEVFLVARMREAYVHGERPPQAVVTGFRHSARVVTAAAVIMIAVFSGFIGAGESMIKTIGFGLAVAVLFDAFVVRMAFVPAVLALLGDKAWWLPRWLDRILPRVDVEGTGITRAPAPHAQDSTGTGTRPQEPART from the coding sequence GTGGCTACCTTCCTCTATCGCTTGGGCCGCACCGCCTTCCGGCGGCGCTGGCTCGTCGTCCTGCTGTGGGCGGTGGTCCTCGGCGCCGTCGGAGCGGGCGCCGCCAAGGCACCCGCCGCCGGCGACGACGGCACCTCCTTCATGCCGGGCATCGAGGCGCAGAAGGCGTTCGACCTCATAGGCGAGCGCTTCCCGGGCTCGGACGCCGACGGCGCCGACGCGCGGATCGTGTTCATCGCGCCCGAGGGCCAGAAGGTCACCGCGGCCGGTAATCGCGCCGCCATCGACACACTGGTCGAGGAGGCCGCCGGCCAGTCGCAGGTCGCCCGTGCCGTCGATCCCTTCGAGGCCGGCGCGGTGAGCGAGGACGGCTCGACGGCGTACGCGACCGTCAGCTACAAGGTTGCCGCGGGCGATCTGACCGACGCGGACAAGGCGGCGTTGGAGAGCGCCGTCGACGAGGTCCGCGACGCGGGTCTCACCGTGGAGACGGGCGGAACCGCGCTCGCCACCCAGCCGGCCGCGGGCGGGGCGGGGGAGGCCATCGGCATCGGACTCGCCGCCGTGGTCCTGCTGATCACCTTCGGTTCCGTCGCGGCGGCCGGGCTCCCCCTGCTCACCGCCGTCATCGGCGTCGGGATCAGCATGTGCACGATCCTCGCCCTCGGCAGCGCCTTCGGCCTGTCGATGACCACCGGCACGCTCGCCTCCATGCTCGGTCTCGCCGTCGGCATCGACTACGCCCTGCTCGTGGTGTCCCGCTACCGGGAGGAACGGGCCAACGGACACGAGCCCCGGGAGGCGGCGGGAATCGCGACCGGCACGGCGGGGTCCGCCGTGGTCTTCGCCGGTCTCACGGTCGTCATCGCCCTGGCCGGGCTCTCCGTGATCGGCGTGCCGATGCTCACGAAGATGGGCCTCTGCGCGGCGGGGGCGGTCGTCCTCGCCGTCCTGGTCGCGCTGACGCTGGTGCCCGCGCTGCTCGGGATGTGGCCGGACGCCGTCCTGTCCCGGAAGGCCCGGCGGCGACCGGCCGGCCGGTCCGCGGGAGCCGGGAGCAACGGCGGTACCCGGTGGGCCCGTTTCGTGCTGCGCCGCCCGGTGACGGTGCTGCTGGCCAGTGTCGTCGGCCTGGGCGTGCTCGCCCTGCCCGCCGCCGATCTGCAGATGGGCATGCCGGGCGCCGAGGCCAAGCCGGTCTCCTCGACGGAACGCCGTGCCTACGACGCGCTCGCCGAAGGGTTCGGCGCGGGATTCAACGGTCCGCTGACGGTCGTCGCCGACGTCAGGGGCGCGGCCGATCCGAAGGCCGCCGCCGCGACGATCGCCGAGCAGATCAAGGGCACCGACGGTGTCGTGTCCGTCTCCCCGGCGCAGTTCAACCCCGCGGGCGACGCCGCGCTCCTCTCGGTCGTGCCGTCCACCGGGCCGAGCGACGAGACCACCAAGGACCTCGTGCAGACCATCCGGGCCGAGCGGCCCGCGCTGGAGGAGGGGACCGGGGCGACCTTCGAGGTCACCGGTTCGACCGCGATGAACATCGACGTCGCCCAGGCGCTTCAGGACGCCCTCGTCCCGTACCTGATCGTGATCGTGCTCCTGTCGCTGGTGCTGCTGATGGTCGTCTTCCGCTCCGTGCTGGTGCCCGTCAAGGCCGCCTTCGGGTTCCTGCTGTCGGTGCTCGCGTCGCTCGGCGCGGTCGTCGCCGTCTTCCAGTGGGGCTGGGGCGCCGAACTGCTGGGCGTGGAGCAGGCCGGGCCGATCATGAGCCTGATGCCGATCTTCCTGGTGGGCATCGTGTTCGGACTGGCCATGGACTACGAGGTGTTCCTCGTCGCCCGGATGCGGGAGGCGTACGTCCACGGGGAGCGGCCGCCGCAGGCGGTGGTGACCGGCTTCCGGCACAGCGCCCGTGTGGTCACCGCAGCGGCGGTCATCATGATCGCGGTCTTCTCCGGGTTCATCGGCGCGGGGGAGTCGATGATCAAGACGATCGGCTTCGGCCTCGCGGTCGCCGTGCTGTTCGACGCGTTCGTCGTCCGCATGGCGTTCGTGCCCGCAGTCCTCGCCCTGCTCGGGGACAAGGCATGGTGGCTGCCCCGGTGGCTCGACCGGATCCTGCCCCGCGTCGACGTCGAGGGAACAGGTATCACCCGGGCCCCTGCCCCGCACGCGCAGGACTCCACGGGCACCGGCACCCGCCCGCAGGAACCCGCCCGCACCTGA